One window from the genome of Bacteroidales bacterium encodes:
- a CDS encoding PAS domain-containing sensor histidine kinase — MNKEYINTVNKLKEENQKLLNDIHKLKNKLPVHQCHNRVYNEIPVGILLFDENLKVIDVNNTFLEIFNIKKSDICNFQISETSDKRILPAFNQVLIGHEGFYEGKYISNFKNLELFISVHAKPSVFEYNEKTIKGGIAVFRDITEDSLAERAVNKSYDTFQRVTDSVNAIIYVIDPVSFKILFMNNKAGDVFGENVGKICHKAFFNSNEQCKTCQVNILNKRNAPLGKFSGTDFYEENTKKWYQISYGYIQWVDNRKVMLLTSIDITVEKIALTKIKEQNSQYEDTLHKLTLQNEKINKQSEELQVSGAIKDTMFSIIAHDLRGPVGNITSALDIIIDDINELDKKEIIDIVKPVRDSAGAAYNLLVNLLFWAKNESGETFFIREEILLNDIIEDVLTLFKPNFETKNLTLINKINQEYYVFADEHMIHTVIRNLISNAVKYTNNEGTVEIGIDSVQERGAEYVKFWIKDDGVGISKENIDKILNSKEFFSTYGTNKEKGTGLGIILTKEFVERHNGKIEIDSSVDNGTVISIFLPVEQK, encoded by the coding sequence TGTTTGATGAAAACTTAAAGGTTATTGACGTTAACAACACATTTTTAGAAATTTTCAATATAAAAAAAAGTGATATTTGTAATTTTCAGATAAGCGAAACAAGTGATAAACGAATTCTTCCCGCATTTAACCAAGTATTAATCGGGCATGAAGGATTTTATGAGGGGAAATATATTTCAAATTTTAAAAATCTAGAATTATTTATTTCTGTTCATGCAAAACCGTCGGTTTTTGAATATAATGAAAAAACAATAAAGGGCGGTATTGCCGTTTTTCGTGATATTACAGAAGATTCGCTTGCAGAAAGAGCAGTTAACAAATCTTATGATACTTTTCAAAGGGTTACCGATAGTGTAAATGCAATAATATATGTTATTGACCCTGTCAGCTTTAAAATTCTTTTTATGAATAATAAAGCCGGTGATGTTTTTGGTGAAAATGTCGGAAAAATTTGTCACAAAGCATTTTTTAACAGCAATGAACAATGTAAAACATGCCAAGTAAATATTCTTAATAAGCGAAATGCTCCGTTGGGAAAATTCAGCGGAACAGATTTTTATGAAGAAAACACAAAAAAATGGTATCAAATTTCATACGGATATATTCAATGGGTTGATAACAGAAAAGTTATGCTTTTAACCTCAATAGACATTACTGTTGAGAAAATTGCTCTTACCAAAATTAAAGAACAAAACAGCCAATATGAAGATACACTGCACAAATTAACCTTGCAAAATGAGAAAATTAATAAACAATCAGAAGAACTGCAAGTTTCAGGTGCAATTAAAGATACTATGTTTTCAATTATTGCACACGATTTAAGAGGTCCTGTAGGGAATATCACAAGTGCTTTAGATATTATTATTGATGACATTAATGAACTTGATAAAAAAGAAATAATTGATATTGTTAAACCGGTAAGAGATTCGGCAGGTGCAGCATATAACTTATTGGTTAATCTTTTATTTTGGGCAAAAAATGAAAGTGGTGAAACATTTTTTATTCGCGAAGAAATATTACTGAATGATATTATTGAAGATGTTTTAACATTATTTAAACCTAATTTTGAAACCAAGAATTTAACTCTAATAAATAAAATTAATCAAGAGTATTATGTTTTTGCAGACGAACACATGATACACACTGTCATAAGAAACTTAATTTCAAATGCCGTAAAATATACAAATAATGAAGGGACAGTAGAAATAGGCATTGATTCTGTTCAAGAAAGAGGTGCTGAATATGTTAAGTTTTGGATAAAAGATGACGGAGTCGGTATCTCTAAAGAGAATATTGATAAAATATTAAACTCGAAAGAGTTCTTTTCTACTTATGGAACAAATAAAGAGAAAGGAACAGGTTTAGGAATTATTTTAACAAAAGAATTTGTTGAAAGGCATAACGGCAAAATTGAAATTGACAGTAGTGTAGATAACGGTACCGTTATCTCAATTTTTTTACCTGTTGAGCAAAAATAA